Sequence from the Desulfovibrio sp. UIB00 genome:
TTCTCAAGGCGCGAGGAGCGTTTATGCTCCCCTTTGCTTTCAAAGTCAACAACTTTTTTTTCATTTCGTGAAACTTTCGTTTCACCGTGAAGCCAGTCGTTTTCTTCAATCGCGAGGAGCGTTTATGCTCCCCTTCGCGTCAGGAGTCAACCGTTATTTTCGTTTCCGCGAAAATTCTTTTCGCTTGCGTTTCCGTGGACCGTTTTTCCCTTGTCGCGAGGAGCGGTTATGCTCCTCCCCGTTCCGCAAGTCAACCTTTATTTCAGCTTTTCGTAAATTAACCACAAAAAGCATGGGTTGCTCGTGCAACGGAAGTTAAAAATAGCGAAACGGCGCCACAGAGTCAAGCTGTAGTGCCGTTTTTTCGCAACCATTTGCCGAACTCGCCGACGTTTCAGACGATTTTGACTTTTTTCACCCCTCGCAAGGCAATCACCAGCAGCGCCCCGCACAGCGCGCACTGCCAAGGATCCAGATTCGTCAACAGCATCACGGTCAGTGCCAGCATACCGCCAAAGGCGGCTGCCGTAGCGTACAGTTCTTCCTCCACGGCACGGGCCATATCCCCGAGGCAGAGGTCTCGAGCAATGCCGCCCACAAGCCCACCCAGTATTCCAACCAATATACTACCCGTAGGGCCAAGCCCGGCCATCACGCCCTTTACGGTTCCTATGCCAGCCCCAAGTGCCAGCCCCAGGGCATCCAACCAGTAAAAGGCCAACCAGGCCCGGCTGCTTTGCCCTATAATGATACCGGCAATGCCGCCGCTTACGCACGCAGCGAGATACTCCCCCTGATTGAGGGTAATGGCGCCGTAGCCGAGCAGCCCATCACGAGCAAGCGGTGCTGCCATCCCAGCCAGACAGGCAAGAACGGCAGCACCGCTGAAATGTGCGCCCGTAGAGCGCGCCCGGCAAGATGCGGCAGCGGCCAGCACGAAGCTGGCCGCCAAGTCTAACACAAATAAGGGGAGGTTCTGCATACGCTGCACCTGAACGCCAAATCATTTCGTCGTGAAATGCTCTGGCAAGGATTTGCCTGCCAATCATTACCGCGAACAGGCACAGCGGGTTTTGCCCACGATGAGCGCCTGTTTCAAAGCTTCTGCTCTACTTGGCCAGCCCCACTGCCCGGCGTTCACGAATGACCGTCACACGGATCTGACCGGGGTAGGTCAGATTTTTCTCAATCTTTTCAGCTATATCCTTGCAGAGAATATACGTGGTGTCGTCATCAACCATGTCGGAGTTGACCATAACGCGAATCTCACGGCCAGCCTGAATGGCGTATGCCTTGCTGACGCCATCAAAGCTGGTGGCAATGCCTTCCAGATCTTCAAGCCGCTTCACATAGTTTTCAAGCAGCTCTTTACGTGCGCCAGGGCGCGCGCCGGAGATGGAGTCAGCCGCCTGCACCAGCACTGCCAAGGCCGTTGAGGGGCGCTGGTCTTCATGGTGGGCTGCAATGGCGTGGATGATCTCCTGGCTTTCGTTGTACTTTTTGGCGAGGTCGGCGCCGATAAGGGCGTGCGGGCCTTCCACCTCATGGTCAACGGCCTTGCCTATGTCGTGCAACAGGCCAGCCCGCTTGGCTTTTTTGACGTCCATGCCGAGCTCGGCGGCCATCATGCCGCACAAGGCCGAAACTTCAAGAGAGTGCTGGAGCACGTTTTGGGTAAACGAGGTACGGTAACGCAACTGCCCGAGCAAACGGACAATTTCCGGATGGATACCGTGAACGCCCGCGTCAAAAGTGGCCTGCTCGCCCACTTCGCGCACCTGGGTGTCCAGTTCCTGCTCACACTTCTGCACAATGTCTTCAATGCGGGCAGGGTGAATGCGACCATCCTGGATCAAGCGCTCAAGCGCCATTTTGGCAACCTGGCGGCGCAAGGGGCTGTAAGCTGAAAGAATAACGGTTTCAGGCGTATCATCTATAATAAGATCCACACCTGTGGCAGCCTCGAGCGCGCGGATGTTGCGACCTTCGCGCCCGATGATGCGGCCCTTCATGTCTTCGCTCGGAAGGGTCACAGCGGTCACGGTCTGCTCGTTGACGTAGTCGCCCGCATAGCGCTGGATGACATTACAGAGGATTTCTTTGGCTTTGCGGTCGGCAGTTTCGCGCGCTTCCATTTCAATCTGGCGGATCATGCGCGCCGATTCGTGCCGGGTTTTGGCTTCAATTTCGCCAAAAAGCCGGACCTTTGCCTCATCAGCGGTGAGCCCTGCAATTTCAGAAAGCCGCTGTTCCTGCTCTTCAATACGGGTCTGCAAAAACATTTCAGATTCAGCAAGCTGGCGTTCCTTGCGGGCCAGATCCTTCTCTGAAGTCAGCAGTTCATGTTCTCTTGTGGTTGCTTTTTCAAGCTTTTCCTCAAGGCGACCGCCCATTTCTTCAAGTTTGCGTTCGCGGGCCTTGACCTCGCGCTCACGTTCCTTGAATTCGTTTTCAAGTTCCCGCTTCTGATTGAACAGATCGTCCTGGCCCTGAAGCAATATCTCTTTTTTCTGGGCCTGCGCCTCTTTGCGCGCTTCCGCAACTATACGCTTCGCCAGATCTTCGGCGTCGCCCACACGTTTTGCGGCAGAACGCTTGTGCGCAAACACCCCCAGCGCAACCCCCAGCAGCGCCGCAGCTACAAGCGCTGCAATGAACAATGGATCCATGA
This genomic interval carries:
- a CDS encoding TRIC cation channel family protein, which codes for MAAPLARDGLLGYGAITLNQGEYLAACVSGGIAGIIIGQSSRAWLAFYWLDALGLALGAGIGTVKGVMAGLGPTGSILVGILGGLVGGIARDLCLGDMARAVEEELYATAAAFGGMLALTVMLLTNLDPWQCALCGALLVIALRGVKKVKIV
- the rny gene encoding ribonuclease Y, with translation MDPLFIAALVAAALLGVALGVFAHKRSAAKRVGDAEDLAKRIVAEARKEAQAQKKEILLQGQDDLFNQKRELENEFKEREREVKARERKLEEMGGRLEEKLEKATTREHELLTSEKDLARKERQLAESEMFLQTRIEEQEQRLSEIAGLTADEAKVRLFGEIEAKTRHESARMIRQIEMEARETADRKAKEILCNVIQRYAGDYVNEQTVTAVTLPSEDMKGRIIGREGRNIRALEAATGVDLIIDDTPETVILSAYSPLRRQVAKMALERLIQDGRIHPARIEDIVQKCEQELDTQVREVGEQATFDAGVHGIHPEIVRLLGQLRYRTSFTQNVLQHSLEVSALCGMMAAELGMDVKKAKRAGLLHDIGKAVDHEVEGPHALIGADLAKKYNESQEIIHAIAAHHEDQRPSTALAVLVQAADSISGARPGARKELLENYVKRLEDLEGIATSFDGVSKAYAIQAGREIRVMVNSDMVDDDTTYILCKDIAEKIEKNLTYPGQIRVTVIRERRAVGLAK